A section of the Prochlorococcus sp. MIT 1341 genome encodes:
- the psbO gene encoding photosystem II manganese-stabilizing polypeptide — MLFRPMLALVLAFCLTFITAPSSASAAFVLGNERGNAQFGKVVNSGQANSCKSISSGSTGSISADGGFTDLCLQPTEIFVKVASSKRKKADFVPAKIISPANNTAIDQVYGDLSGGKFAAKGGIDFALITVLAPSGVEYPLVFSVKDMVASGDKSIASGADFSGTTLTPSYRTGDFLDPKSRAKDTGVEYAQGLIALGGDDEDLERENIKRDLTGNGEITLSIESVDSSTNEFAGSFVAIQPSDNDLGSRDPVDVKITGTLYGRKA, encoded by the coding sequence ATGCTGTTTCGTCCCATGCTGGCCTTGGTGCTGGCTTTCTGTCTAACCTTTATAACTGCTCCTAGCAGTGCCTCAGCCGCATTCGTTCTAGGGAACGAAAGAGGTAATGCTCAATTTGGCAAAGTTGTAAATTCGGGCCAAGCTAATTCATGTAAAAGCATCAGTTCTGGCTCTACAGGTTCCATCAGCGCAGATGGAGGCTTTACAGATCTTTGCCTTCAACCAACTGAGATCTTTGTAAAGGTTGCTTCAAGCAAGCGCAAAAAAGCTGATTTTGTTCCTGCCAAAATCATCAGCCCAGCAAACAACACAGCAATTGATCAGGTTTATGGTGACCTGTCAGGCGGGAAATTCGCAGCAAAGGGTGGAATTGACTTCGCCCTCATAACTGTTCTCGCTCCAAGTGGAGTGGAATACCCGTTGGTCTTCTCTGTAAAAGACATGGTTGCTAGTGGCGATAAATCAATCGCTTCTGGAGCAGATTTTTCAGGTACAACACTGACTCCTAGTTATCGGACTGGTGACTTCCTTGATCCAAAAAGCCGAGCTAAAGATACCGGTGTTGAATATGCACAGGGCCTAATAGCTCTAGGTGGTGATGATGAAGATCTTGAAAGAGAAAACATCAAAAGAGACCTCACCGGCAATGGAGAAATAACTCTTTCAATCGAAAGCGTTGATTCATCAACAAATGAATTTGCTGGCTCCTTCGTTGCCATTCAACCCTCAGACAATGACCTTGGATCAAGAGATCCGGTAGACGTCAAGATCACCGGAACCCTCTACGGCCGTAAAGCTTGA
- the sat gene encoding sulfate adenylyltransferase, with translation MGDQTNKSNLSNEIITPYGGKLVDLMVPEDQKEALKDSATKTLECSDRNACDVELLVIGGFSPERGFMLKADYEAVVKTNRTTSGYLFGLPVVMDTDREDLLVGDKVLLTYKEQNIAVLTVEEKWEPDKVVEAKGCYGTTSLEHPAVRMIASERKRFYLGGGLQGLELPKRVFPCKTPKEVRNELPLGEDVVAFQCRNPIHRAHYELFTRALNASNVSKNAVVLVHPTCGPTQQDDIPGSIRFQTYERLAAEVNNSRIRWAYLPYAMHMAGPREALQHMIIRRNYGCTHFIIGRDMAGCKSSLSGEDFYGAYDAQNFARDFAPELAMETVPSLNLVFTEEEGYVTAEHAEARGLHVKKLSGTQFRKMLRSGEEIPEWFAFRSVVEVLRNA, from the coding sequence ATGGGCGACCAAACAAATAAATCAAATCTGTCTAACGAAATAATTACTCCTTATGGAGGAAAACTGGTTGATTTAATGGTCCCTGAAGATCAGAAAGAAGCATTAAAAGACTCTGCAACAAAGACATTGGAATGCTCGGACCGAAATGCATGTGATGTGGAACTACTGGTAATAGGAGGATTCTCTCCAGAAAGAGGTTTCATGCTCAAAGCTGACTATGAAGCCGTCGTTAAAACAAATCGCACTACATCTGGATATTTATTTGGTTTACCTGTAGTCATGGATACAGACCGCGAAGACCTATTGGTAGGTGACAAGGTACTGCTTACTTATAAAGAGCAAAACATTGCAGTTCTAACTGTTGAAGAAAAATGGGAGCCTGACAAAGTAGTTGAGGCTAAAGGTTGTTATGGCACTACATCCTTAGAACATCCTGCTGTGAGAATGATTGCGTCAGAACGCAAGAGGTTTTACTTAGGAGGAGGTTTGCAAGGTCTGGAACTACCAAAAAGAGTTTTTCCCTGTAAAACCCCTAAAGAAGTTAGGAATGAGCTTCCTCTCGGCGAAGATGTAGTCGCCTTTCAATGTCGCAATCCTATTCATCGTGCCCACTACGAACTATTCACTAGGGCCCTTAATGCGAGCAACGTAAGTAAAAACGCTGTTGTTCTAGTTCACCCAACCTGTGGGCCTACACAGCAGGACGATATCCCTGGGTCTATCAGATTCCAAACCTATGAACGATTAGCCGCAGAAGTAAATAATTCTCGAATTCGATGGGCTTACCTGCCATATGCGATGCATATGGCAGGTCCTAGAGAAGCCTTGCAGCATATGATCATCCGACGAAACTATGGTTGCACTCATTTCATAATTGGCCGAGACATGGCTGGCTGCAAATCCTCTCTAAGTGGGGAAGACTTCTATGGAGCATATGATGCTCAAAATTTCGCCAGAGATTTTGCTCCAGAACTAGCCATGGAAACTGTTCCCTCCTTAAATCTAGTTTTTACAGAGGAGGAAGGTTATGTAACAGCCGAACATGCCGAAGCACGGGGGCTTCATGTAAAGAAACTGAGTGGAACACAATTCCGAAAAATGCTTAGGAGTGGTGAAGAAATACCAGAATGGTTTGCATTCAGGAGTGTGGTGGAAGTACTCAGAAACGCGTAA
- the ftsH3 gene encoding ATP-dependent zinc metalloprotease FtsH3 produces the protein MNKRWRNVGIYVLLVVSVIFVGTAFLDKPTASNASRLLRYSDFIEAVEENQISRVLLSPDQGTAQIVENDGQRSEVNLAPDQDLLKLLSEHDVDIAVQPTRQPSPWQQAASSLFFPILLLGGLFFLFRRAQGGSGGNPAMNFGKSKARLQMEPSTQVTFGDVAGIEGAKLELTEVVDFLKSPDRFTAVGAKIPKGVLLVGPPGTGKTLLAKAVAGEADVPFFSISGSEFVEMFVGVGASRVRDLFEQAKKNSPCIVFIDEIDAVGRQRGAGLGGGNDEREQTLNQLLTEMDGFESNTGIIIVAATNRPDVLDAALMRPGRFDRQVVVDRPDYLGRLQILKVHARDKTLSKDVDLDKVARRTPGFTGADLANLLNEAAILAARRELTEVSNDEISDAIERVMAGPEKKDRVISDRRKRLVAYHEAGHALVGALMPDYDPVQKISIIPRGQAGGLTFFTPSEERMESGLYSRSYLQNQMAVALGGRVAEEIVYGEDEVTTGASNDLQQVAQVARQMITRFGMSDKLGPVALGRSQGGMFLGRDIAAERDFSEDTAATIDAEVSELVEIAYSRATKVLTDNRSILDELAEMLVEQETVDSEGLQELLIRRDVKVAEYV, from the coding sequence TTGAACAAACGATGGCGCAATGTAGGCATTTATGTGCTGCTGGTAGTGTCTGTAATCTTTGTGGGAACTGCTTTCCTAGACAAACCAACAGCCTCCAATGCATCTCGATTATTGCGTTATAGCGATTTCATTGAAGCTGTAGAAGAGAACCAAATCAGTCGAGTTTTACTTTCTCCAGATCAAGGGACTGCTCAAATCGTAGAAAATGATGGTCAACGTTCAGAAGTAAATCTGGCACCTGATCAGGACCTCTTGAAACTCTTAAGTGAACATGATGTTGATATTGCAGTTCAACCAACAAGGCAGCCCAGTCCCTGGCAACAAGCAGCTAGCAGCTTGTTCTTTCCAATTTTGCTCTTAGGAGGACTTTTCTTCTTATTCCGTCGCGCCCAAGGAGGTAGTGGAGGGAATCCAGCAATGAATTTTGGCAAGAGCAAAGCAAGGCTCCAAATGGAACCTTCCACTCAAGTCACATTTGGAGATGTAGCCGGCATTGAAGGGGCAAAACTTGAGTTAACCGAAGTTGTGGACTTCCTTAAAAGTCCAGATCGTTTTACAGCTGTTGGAGCAAAAATCCCAAAAGGAGTTCTTTTGGTTGGACCTCCTGGGACTGGAAAAACTCTTTTAGCAAAGGCTGTTGCTGGAGAAGCTGATGTACCTTTTTTCTCAATCTCTGGATCCGAATTTGTAGAAATGTTTGTGGGTGTTGGCGCAAGCAGAGTGAGAGATTTGTTTGAACAAGCAAAAAAGAACTCACCATGCATTGTCTTCATTGATGAAATCGATGCTGTTGGCAGACAAAGAGGAGCAGGACTAGGAGGCGGGAATGATGAAAGAGAGCAAACGCTAAATCAACTGCTCACAGAAATGGATGGATTCGAAAGTAATACCGGGATAATTATTGTTGCCGCAACGAATAGACCTGATGTTCTTGATGCAGCTCTAATGCGTCCAGGTCGCTTTGACAGGCAAGTTGTTGTTGACCGTCCTGACTACCTTGGCAGATTGCAAATCCTGAAGGTACATGCTCGCGATAAAACCCTTTCAAAAGATGTTGACTTGGACAAGGTTGCAAGAAGAACTCCTGGTTTCACAGGTGCAGATCTTGCCAACTTGCTTAATGAAGCGGCCATCCTTGCCGCAAGGAGAGAATTAACTGAAGTTAGCAATGACGAAATCAGCGACGCAATTGAAAGGGTTATGGCAGGGCCTGAGAAAAAAGATCGTGTAATTAGTGATCGCCGAAAACGTCTCGTGGCCTACCACGAAGCCGGTCATGCACTAGTAGGAGCACTCATGCCTGACTATGATCCTGTTCAAAAGATATCTATTATTCCTCGAGGTCAAGCTGGTGGCCTTACATTTTTCACTCCTAGTGAGGAAAGAATGGAATCAGGTCTTTATTCCAGATCCTATTTGCAAAACCAAATGGCAGTTGCACTAGGAGGTCGTGTGGCTGAGGAAATCGTATATGGAGAAGATGAAGTAACCACTGGTGCATCAAATGACCTTCAACAAGTGGCTCAGGTTGCTCGGCAAATGATCACACGTTTTGGTATGAGTGACAAACTTGGGCCAGTAGCACTAGGGCGCTCGCAGGGGGGAATGTTTTTAGGAAGAGATATCGCAGCAGAACGTGATTTTTCAGAAGACACTGCAGCAACAATCGATGCTGAAGTCTCAGAACTTGTTGAGATAGCGTATTCTCGTGCTACCAAAGTATTGACGGATAATCGTTCTATTCTCGATGAATTAGCTGAAATGCTTGTTGAACAAGAAACAGTTGATTCGGAAGGACTACAAGAACTTCTAATTCGTCGTGATGTAAAGGTTGCAGAGTACGTCTAA
- a CDS encoding bifunctional 4-hydroxy-2-oxoglutarate aldolase/2-dehydro-3-deoxy-phosphogluconate aldolase, producing MKAKEDTFLSSLRKLPIVVIIRPRKEDLEAISSYRPFFDLIKQLVDIDIQHIEIAWSEHPGWANLIKDIQKSFPEIILGAASITNPVALETVSELGLNYAMSPFWNPTLQKNAEELNQLLIPGAFSPSEICDAYTFGCKLIKLFPATTLGFSYWSQIKTTFTSPPFVIAAGGIKVEDITLWLSKGYDAIVIGRNLIDNGKIEPNFKQVVKQIKCLA from the coding sequence TTGAAGGCTAAAGAAGACACCTTTTTATCCTCACTAAGAAAGCTACCTATTGTAGTGATAATAAGACCTCGAAAAGAAGATCTAGAAGCCATTAGTTCCTACAGGCCATTTTTTGATCTAATCAAACAACTTGTTGATATCGATATACAACATATAGAAATAGCCTGGTCCGAACATCCCGGTTGGGCCAACCTAATAAAAGATATCCAGAAATCTTTCCCGGAAATAATATTAGGAGCTGCGTCAATTACTAATCCAGTGGCTCTTGAAACTGTTTCGGAACTTGGCCTTAACTATGCAATGTCACCTTTTTGGAATCCAACTCTCCAAAAAAACGCAGAAGAATTAAACCAACTGTTAATCCCAGGTGCTTTCAGCCCTAGTGAAATCTGCGATGCCTATACCTTTGGTTGTAAGTTAATTAAACTTTTCCCTGCGACTACACTAGGGTTTTCTTATTGGTCTCAAATTAAAACAACCTTCACATCTCCACCATTTGTAATTGCAGCTGGCGGGATAAAAGTTGAAGATATAACCCTATGGTTATCAAAAGGGTATGATGCAATTGTTATAGGAAGAAATCTAATTGATAATGGAAAAATTGAGCCAAACTTTAAGCAGGTTGTCAAACAAATAAAATGCTTAGCCTGA
- the aroC gene encoding chorismate synthase has product MGSTFGEMFRISTFGESHGGAVGVVIEGCPPRLELDLQKIQAELDRRKPGQSKITTPRKEDDYVEILSGLIENTTLGTPIAMMVRNKDQRPADYKDINNAFRPSHADATYQIKYGIQASSGGGRASARETIGRVAAGAIAKQLLKKVNCTNILAWVKRIHTIEAEIDPNHVSLEDVEANIVRCPNSEVAQQMIKHIEEINREGDSCGGVIECVVTNPPVGLGMPVFDKLEADLAKAVMSLPASKGFEVGSGFAGTFAKGSEHNDAFLPSEGDRFRTATNNSGGIQGGISNGEPIVIRVAFKPTATIRKEQSTVDSLGNPTVLKSKGRHDPCVLPRAVPMVEAMVAITLADHLLRQRGQCSLW; this is encoded by the coding sequence ATGGGCAGTACTTTTGGCGAGATGTTTCGAATAAGCACCTTTGGCGAGTCACATGGAGGGGCTGTTGGGGTTGTTATAGAAGGTTGTCCTCCTAGGTTAGAGCTTGATCTACAGAAGATTCAAGCTGAACTTGATAGGCGTAAACCTGGGCAAAGTAAAATCACTACTCCTAGGAAAGAAGATGATTATGTAGAGATTTTGAGCGGGTTAATAGAGAACACGACTCTAGGTACTCCAATTGCAATGATGGTTAGGAATAAGGATCAACGACCAGCAGACTATAAGGACATTAACAATGCTTTTAGACCCTCACATGCTGATGCAACTTATCAAATTAAGTATGGAATTCAGGCTAGCAGTGGTGGGGGAAGAGCTTCGGCGAGAGAGACAATCGGACGTGTAGCGGCTGGAGCAATTGCTAAGCAATTGCTGAAAAAGGTTAATTGTACAAATATATTGGCTTGGGTAAAAAGGATTCATACTATTGAAGCTGAAATAGACCCAAACCATGTCTCCTTAGAAGATGTTGAGGCAAATATTGTTCGCTGTCCCAATAGTGAGGTCGCTCAGCAAATGATTAAACATATAGAAGAGATAAATCGAGAAGGAGATTCATGTGGAGGTGTTATCGAGTGTGTTGTTACGAATCCTCCTGTTGGGCTTGGTATGCCTGTATTTGACAAGTTGGAGGCTGACTTGGCTAAGGCTGTAATGTCGTTACCTGCCAGTAAGGGATTTGAAGTTGGATCTGGATTCGCAGGTACCTTTGCTAAAGGGAGTGAACATAATGATGCTTTTTTGCCAAGCGAAGGCGACCGATTTAGAACGGCGACTAATAATTCAGGTGGAATCCAGGGAGGTATTAGTAACGGAGAACCGATTGTTATAAGAGTGGCCTTTAAGCCAACAGCGACAATACGCAAAGAGCAATCTACGGTTGATTCCTTAGGGAATCCAACCGTTTTAAAAAGTAAAGGACGTCATGATCCTTGTGTGTTGCCTAGAGCAGTGCCAATGGTGGAAGCAATGGTTGCAATCACGCTTGCTGACCATCTTTTGCGTCAACGCGGACAGTGTTCACTATGGTAG
- a CDS encoding aspartoacylase: MSSLQVLLVAGTHGNEINAPWLFEQWLKRPDLIDVFGLRTVKVLGNPIACQKGKRYLDRDLNRSFSQDLLSDSQCKDIEVRRANELLHLYGKDGVNPCQLVLDCHSTTASMGTSLVVYGRRPSDLALASLIQFRLGLPIYLHEDDSSQQGFLVESWPCGLVLEIGPVAQNLLDPLIIKQTILALEVCLEEISKNLSGQETFPDQIVVHRHLGSLDLPRDSEGSPTACLHECLHGNDWRPIKKGTPLFLHSDGFVERFSDDETVVPVFINEAAYAEKRISMSLTRKESWDIKEPWKRSLQSLLSG; encoded by the coding sequence ATGTCAAGCCTTCAGGTGCTTTTGGTGGCGGGTACCCATGGCAATGAAATTAATGCTCCGTGGCTTTTTGAACAGTGGTTAAAAAGACCAGACCTGATCGATGTATTTGGTCTTAGGACCGTAAAAGTTCTTGGCAATCCAATTGCCTGTCAGAAGGGGAAAAGATATTTAGATCGTGATCTGAATCGTAGCTTTTCTCAAGACCTGTTGAGTGATTCTCAGTGCAAAGACATTGAGGTTCGGCGGGCAAATGAACTTTTACACCTCTATGGAAAAGATGGAGTGAATCCTTGTCAGTTAGTTCTTGATTGCCATAGCACTACTGCTTCTATGGGAACCAGCTTGGTTGTTTATGGGCGGAGGCCTTCTGATTTGGCATTAGCGTCACTGATTCAGTTTCGTCTTGGTCTCCCTATTTACTTGCATGAAGATGACTCTTCTCAACAAGGGTTTTTAGTCGAGAGCTGGCCATGTGGCTTAGTCCTTGAGATTGGACCAGTTGCTCAGAATCTTTTGGACCCACTAATTATTAAGCAAACAATTCTAGCTTTGGAAGTTTGTCTAGAGGAAATTTCAAAGAATCTATCTGGTCAAGAAACTTTTCCTGACCAAATTGTTGTTCATCGCCATTTAGGAAGCTTAGATCTACCAAGAGATTCTGAAGGATCTCCAACTGCATGCTTGCATGAATGTTTGCACGGTAATGATTGGCGACCAATTAAGAAAGGTACTCCTTTGTTTTTGCATTCAGATGGTTTTGTGGAGAGATTTTCCGATGACGAAACTGTTGTTCCAGTATTTATTAATGAAGCAGCATATGCGGAGAAAAGAATATCTATGAGCCTTACACGAAAAGAATCTTGGGATATTAAAGAACCCTGGAAGAGATCCCTTCAGTCTCTGCTTTCGGGTTAG
- a CDS encoding glutathione S-transferase family protein translates to MSIPPVVVATARMGWNWQWNQLMNGLAPADVEGNYQRPQSQHRKAKLTEVCELEQRSSELLPRLLIGRSCPWAHRTWLVHQLRDLKDTLTIQLVYANHSAGRWELETPWMGCESLLDIYKRCGSPPSHRATVPALVDPGKNQEENPSLIGNESTQLIKVLNQWPTSKKSDDLAPAKLKDEINNWDRKLKHSVNDGVYRCGFARNQAAYNKASQELFSSLEMVDKSLSRKGPWLCGKKITLADIRLFPTLIRWEMIYMPLFGCSQRPLWSFRNIWQWRQRFMALQSVSSTCDAQAWRNDYFGALFPLNPSNIVPAGPDLMQIINVSAPHLQ, encoded by the coding sequence ATGTCAATTCCACCAGTTGTAGTAGCAACAGCCCGCATGGGATGGAATTGGCAATGGAATCAACTAATGAATGGGCTGGCACCAGCCGATGTAGAAGGAAATTATCAGCGTCCTCAAAGTCAGCATCGCAAAGCAAAGTTAACTGAAGTTTGCGAGCTAGAACAAAGGTCCTCTGAGCTTCTCCCAAGACTGCTAATTGGCAGAAGCTGCCCTTGGGCGCATAGGACTTGGTTAGTCCATCAACTTAGAGACCTTAAAGATACCCTCACTATTCAACTTGTATATGCGAACCATTCGGCTGGGAGATGGGAACTTGAAACTCCTTGGATGGGATGCGAATCACTTCTAGATATCTACAAACGCTGTGGAAGCCCTCCTAGCCATAGAGCAACAGTTCCTGCACTTGTTGACCCAGGTAAAAATCAAGAGGAAAACCCCTCTTTAATTGGCAATGAGAGCACTCAACTGATCAAGGTACTAAACCAATGGCCTACTTCAAAAAAGTCAGATGACCTTGCCCCAGCAAAACTAAAAGATGAAATAAACAATTGGGACAGAAAGCTGAAACATTCCGTTAATGATGGAGTGTATAGGTGTGGTTTTGCGCGCAATCAAGCTGCATACAACAAAGCATCCCAAGAACTCTTCTCTTCTTTAGAGATGGTGGATAAAAGTCTTTCCCGCAAAGGACCATGGCTATGCGGCAAAAAAATTACCCTTGCAGATATTCGTCTTTTCCCAACACTTATCAGATGGGAAATGATCTATATGCCACTATTTGGATGCAGCCAACGACCACTCTGGTCATTCAGGAATATCTGGCAATGGAGACAGCGCTTCATGGCCCTCCAATCTGTCTCAAGCACATGCGATGCACAAGCATGGCGTAATGACTACTTTGGAGCGCTATTTCCCTTGAATCCAAGCAACATTGTCCCAGCAGGTCCTGATCTAATGCAAATTATTAATGTATCGGCTCCCCATCTCCAATGA
- a CDS encoding DUF2301 domain-containing membrane protein: MNTKNPDFEEKELEGVYGSYRITLQDAIEVKYYRLALLTCGISLVAGLVQWLLLHSNWAVLWMIPLSISLGLALNWIHIYLEPLHRLLQALWLTGTIGIIWLSIKVGVTNLLPSLEVQPLLILVIGPFFAALTGVGFKEFFCFRRPEAIGLTLLIPMALIGHLSQFLNHSLTSGMLFTAALLLLILSIRKFGMDAASDIGDKSIFDYLAQRKSANAS, translated from the coding sequence TTGAACACCAAAAACCCAGATTTTGAGGAGAAAGAGCTTGAAGGTGTTTATGGAAGTTATCGAATTACTCTCCAAGATGCAATTGAGGTCAAATATTATCGCCTAGCATTACTAACTTGTGGGATTTCTCTTGTTGCAGGTCTTGTTCAATGGCTGCTCCTTCATTCTAATTGGGCTGTTCTTTGGATGATTCCTCTATCAATCAGCTTAGGGCTAGCCTTGAATTGGATTCATATTTATCTAGAACCACTTCATAGATTACTTCAGGCCTTATGGCTAACTGGAACAATTGGAATTATATGGTTATCTATAAAAGTTGGAGTAACTAACCTGCTACCTAGCCTTGAGGTTCAACCACTTTTAATTTTAGTTATAGGGCCTTTTTTTGCAGCACTAACAGGAGTAGGTTTTAAAGAATTCTTTTGCTTTCGAAGACCTGAGGCAATTGGGTTAACCCTTTTAATACCAATGGCCTTAATAGGTCATCTCAGCCAATTTCTAAATCATTCATTAACTTCAGGAATGTTGTTTACAGCAGCCCTTCTTTTACTCATCTTATCTATAAGAAAATTTGGAATGGATGCTGCTTCTGACATCGGAGATAAAAGCATTTTCGACTATCTAGCCCAAAGAAAATCTGCAAACGCTTCATAA
- a CDS encoding CP12 domain-containing protein produces MNSIDEHIKKDQSEIQSAKAQGDQAKVRHLTDELHSLEEYKEHHPDDKHDPNALELFCDANPDEPECLVYDD; encoded by the coding sequence ATGAACTCCATCGACGAACACATTAAAAAGGATCAATCAGAGATCCAGTCAGCAAAAGCCCAAGGGGACCAAGCCAAAGTGCGTCACCTTACAGATGAGCTTCATTCTCTTGAGGAATACAAAGAACATCATCCAGATGACAAGCATGACCCTAATGCCCTGGAATTGTTTTGTGATGCAAATCCTGATGAGCCAGAGTGTCTCGTTTACGACGATTAA
- the obgE gene encoding Obg family GTPase CgtA, whose protein sequence is MQFIDHASISVFGGRGGDGIVAFRREKYVPAGGPSGGDGGHGGRVLFQADANLQTLLDFKYKRSFIAQDGRRGGPNRSTGATGKDLVVKVPCGTEVRHFNTGILLGDLTNPGQTLIAAYGGRGGLGNAHYLSNRNRAPEKFTEGRDGEEWKLQLELKLLAEVGIIGLPNAGKSTLIAVLSEARPKIADYPFTTLIPNLGVVRRPTGDGTVFADIPGLIAGAAQGAGLGHEFLRHIERTKLLIHLIDGGSDDPLKDLSVVQNELISYGHGLIERPRLVVINKQELIGKEKQKQLLDEFRIQTGREVFLISAAMSVGLQNLLDRIWEELGI, encoded by the coding sequence GTGCAGTTCATTGATCATGCATCTATAAGTGTTTTTGGAGGTCGTGGAGGTGACGGTATAGTTGCCTTTCGAAGGGAGAAGTATGTGCCTGCTGGTGGCCCATCGGGAGGGGATGGTGGACACGGTGGCAGAGTTTTGTTTCAGGCTGATGCCAATCTTCAGACCCTTTTGGATTTTAAATATAAAAGGTCTTTTATTGCACAGGATGGACGCCGTGGAGGTCCAAATCGATCAACTGGTGCTACAGGGAAAGATTTAGTAGTTAAAGTTCCCTGTGGAACAGAAGTGAGACATTTTAATACTGGTATTTTGCTAGGAGATTTGACTAACCCCGGACAGACTCTAATAGCCGCATATGGTGGAAGAGGTGGTTTGGGTAATGCTCATTATTTAAGTAATAGGAATCGGGCTCCTGAAAAATTCACCGAAGGGCGTGACGGTGAGGAATGGAAATTGCAATTAGAACTGAAATTGCTTGCTGAGGTAGGAATCATTGGATTGCCTAATGCTGGTAAGAGTACTTTGATAGCTGTTCTTTCTGAAGCTCGTCCAAAGATCGCAGATTATCCATTTACTACTCTTATCCCGAATTTAGGAGTAGTACGTAGACCTACTGGGGATGGAACAGTCTTTGCTGATATTCCTGGTTTGATAGCTGGTGCAGCGCAAGGGGCAGGATTAGGCCACGAGTTCTTAAGGCACATAGAGCGCACAAAATTATTAATCCATTTGATTGACGGAGGTTCAGATGATCCTTTGAAAGACCTAAGTGTTGTTCAAAATGAGCTTATTTCATATGGCCATGGATTAATTGAACGTCCGAGATTAGTGGTGATTAATAAACAAGAGTTAATTGGGAAAGAAAAACAGAAGCAGCTTTTAGATGAATTTCGAATTCAAACTGGTAGGGAAGTATTTCTGATTTCTGCTGCAATGTCAGTTGGTCTTCAGAACCTTTTGGATCGGATTTGGGAAGAGCTAGGCATTTAA